The following are from one region of the Vitis riparia cultivar Riparia Gloire de Montpellier isolate 1030 chromosome 9, EGFV_Vit.rip_1.0, whole genome shotgun sequence genome:
- the LOC117921559 gene encoding coatomer subunit beta'-1 has protein sequence MPLRLEIKRKLAQRSERVKSVDLHPSEPWILASLYSGTVCIWNYQSQTMAKSFEVTELPVRSAKFIARKQWVVAGADDMFIRVYNYNTMDKVKVFEAHTDYIRCVAVHPTLPYVLSSSDDMLIKLWDWEKGWVCTQIFEGHSHYVMQVTFNPKDTNTFASASLDRTIKIWNLGSPDPNFTLDAHQKGVNCVDYFTGGDKPYLITGSDDHTAKVWDYQTKSCVQTLEGHTHNVSAVCFHPELPIIITGSEDGTVRIWHATTYRLENTLNYGLERVWAVGYMKGSRRVVIGYDEGSIMVKLGREVPVASMDNSGKIIWAKHNEIQTVNIKSVGADFEVTDGERLPLAVKELGTCDLYPQSLKHNPNGRFVVVCGDGEYIIYTALAWRNRSFGSALEFVWSSDGEYAVRESTSKVKIFSKNFQEKKSVRPTFSAEHIFGGTLLAMCSNDFICFYDWAECRLIRRIDVNVKNLYWADSGDLVAIASDTSFYILKYNRDVVTSYLDSGRPVDEQGVEDAFELLHETNERVRTGIWVGDCFIYNNSSWRLNYCVGGEVTTMFHLDRPMYLLGYLANQSRVYLIDKEFNVIGYTLLLSLIEYKTLVMRGDLERANELLPSIPKEHHNSVARFLESRGMIEDALEVATDPDYRFELAMQLGRLEVAKDIATEVQSESKWKQLGELAMSTGKLEMAEECLKHAMDLSGLLLLYSSLGDADGISKLASLAKEQGKNNVAFLCLFMLGKLEECLQLLVDSNRIPEAALMARSYLPSKVSEIVALWRKDLNKVNPKAAESLADPEEYPNLFEDWQVGLAIESKVSETRSIYPPAEEYLNCADRSHINLVEAFRNLQMEEEEPLENGDASHEVQNGEESQEEHNGEEAVVVDADSTDGAVLVNGNEAEEEWVLTPRH, from the exons ATG CCTTTGAGACTCGAAATCAAG AGGAAACTCGCGCAAAGATCAGAGAGAGTAAAATCTGTGGATCTGCATCCATCTGAGCCATg GATTTTAGCAAGTTTGTACTCTGGAACTGTGTGCATCTGGAACTACCAGTCACAG ACAATGGCGAAATCATTTGAAGTCACTGAATTACCAG TTAGGTCAGCGAAGTTTATAGCACGCAAGCAATGGGTTGTTGCTGGAGCTGATGATATGTTTATTCGTGTATACAATTATAACACAATGGATAAGGTTAAAGTATTTGAGGCACACACGGATTACATTAGGTGTGTGGCTGTCCATCCTACCCTGCCATATGTGCTATCATCTTCTGATGACATGCTCATAAAACTTTGGGATTGGGAGAAAGGTTGGGTGTGTACTCAGATCTTTGAGGGCCACTCTCATTATGTGATGCAAGTGACATTTAATCCAAAAGATACCAACACTTTTGCTAGTGCATCTCTGGATCGCACCATTAAG ATATGGAATCTTGGCTCTCCAGACCCTAATTTTACACTGGATGCCCATCAGAAAGGGGTAAATTGTGTTGATTACTTTACAGGCGGTGATAAACCATATCTAATCACGGGTTCTGATGATCATACTGCTAAG GTGTGGGACTATCAAACCAAAAGTTGTGTCCAGACACTGGAAGGCCACACACACAATGTTTCTGCAGTATGCTTCCATCCTGAACTTCCCATAATAATAACAGGTTCTGAGGATGGGACTGTTCGAATATGGCATGCTACCACTTATAG GCTCGAGAACACGTTGAATTATGGTCTTGAAAGAGTTTGGGCTGTTGGATACATGAAAGGTTCACGCCG GGTTGTAATCGGCTATGATGAAGGAAGTATTATGGTAAAACTTGGTAGAGAAGTGCCTGTGGCAAGTATGGACAACAGTGGAAAAATAATATGGGCTAAGCATAATGAAATTCAGACTGTGAATATAAAGAGTGTGGGAGCAGATTTTGAG GTTACTGATGGAGAAAGATTGCCTTTGGCTGTTAAGGAGTTAGGAACCTGTGATCTTTACCCACAA AGCCTAAAACATAACCCAAATGGGAGGTTTGTTGTCGTTTGTGGAGATGGTGAGTACATTATATATACAGCTTTGGCATGGAGGAATAGGTCTTTTGGTTCGGCATTGGAATTTGTATGGTCATCAGATGGTGAATATGCTGTCAGAGAAAGTACATCAAAGGTTAAGATTTTCAGTAAGAATTTCCAG GAAAAGAAGAGTGTCCGACCAACATTTTCAGCTGAGCATATTTTTGGAGGAACTTTATTGGCAATGTGctcaaatgattttatttgtttctatgACTGGGCTGAATGCAGGCTGATTCGACGAATTGATGTTAATGTCAAA AACCTCTATTGGGCTGATAGTGGGGATTTGGTGGCCATTGCCAGTGATACATCATTTTACATCCTGAAGTACAAT cGCGATGTAGTTACTTCTTACTTGGATAGTGGAAGACCAGTGGATGAACAAGGTGTTGAGGATGCCTTTGAACTTCTTCATGAGACAAATGAAAGAGTTAGAACTGGTATATGGGTTGGAGACTGTTTCATTTACAACAACTCCTCTTGGCGGCTTAATTACTGTGTTGGTGGTGAG GTAACCACAATGTTTCATTTGGACCGGCCTATGTATTTGTTGGGATATCTAGCTAATCAAAGCCGGGTGTATCTCATAGACAAAGAGTTCAA TGTTATAGGATACACGTTACTTCTCAGTTTGATTGAGTATAAGACTCTTGTGATGCGTGGTGACCTGGAACGGGCCAATGAACTTTTACCTTCAATTCCCAAAGAACATCATAATAG TGTGGCTCGTTTCTTGGAATCACGGGGTATGATAGAGGATGCCCTGGAAGTAGCTACTGACCCTGATTACCGATTTGAGCTAGCGATGCAGCTTGGCAGATTAGAGGTTGCAAAG GACATTGCTACAGAAGTGCAAAGTGAGTCAAAATGGAAGCAATTGGGAGAATTAGCTATGTCCACTGGAAAG TTAGAAATGGCTGAGGAATGTTTAAAGCATGCGATGGACTTGAGTGGTTTGTTGCTGCTCTATTCTTCTTTAGGAGATGCTGACGGAATATCAAAACTTGCATCCCTTGCTAAAGAACAGGGGAAGAACAACGTTGCCTTCCTTTGTTTGTTCATGTTGGGTAAATTGGAAGAGTGTCTGCAGCTGTTGGTGGACAG CAATCGGATCCCTGAGGCTGCTTTGATGGCACGGTCTTATCTTCCAAGCAAGGTCTCAGAGATAGTCGCTCTGTGGAGGAAAGACCTTAATAAG GTTAATCCAAAAGCTGCTGAATCTTTGGCTGATCCTGAAGAGTATCCTAATTTATTTGAGGACTGGCAAGTTGGTCTTGCCATTGAATCTAAAGTTTCCGAGACAAG GAGTATTTATCCTCCTGCTGAGGAATACCTGAACTGTGCTGACAGAT